In the Rattus rattus isolate New Zealand chromosome 18, Rrattus_CSIRO_v1, whole genome shotgun sequence genome, one interval contains:
- the LOC116887055 gene encoding olfactory receptor 2H2-like codes for MVNQSSPMGFLLLGFSEHPHLEKILFVVVLCSYLLTLLGNTLILLLSTLDPRLHSPMYFFLSNLSFLDLCFTTTCVPQMLVNLWGPTKTISFLGCSVQLFIFMSLGTTECILLTVMAFDRYVAVCRPLHYATIIHPRLCRQLAGTAWAIGLVQSTVQTPPTLHLPFCPHRQIDNFLCEVPSLIQLSCGDTTFNEIQMAVASVFIVVVPLSLILVSYGAIARAVLRIRSAKGRRKAFGTCSSHLIVVTLFYSSVIAVYLQPKNPYAQERGKFFGLLYAVGTPTLNPLVYTLRNKEVKRAFWKLLGKDGDSEES; via the coding sequence ATGGTCAACCAGAGCTCCCCCATGGGCTTCCTCCTGCTGGGCTTCTCTGAACACCCACACCTGGAAAAGATTCTCTTCGTGGTTGTCTTGTGTTCCTACCTCCTCACCCTCCTAGGAAACACACTCATCCTCCTGCTGTCCACGCTCGACCCCAGGCTCCACTCTCCgatgtacttcttcctctccaacctCTCCTTCTTGGACCTCTGCTTCACCACAACCTGTGTCCCCCAGATGCTGGTCAACCTCTGGGGCCCCACAAAGACCATCAGCTTCCTGGGATGCTCTGTTCAGCTCTTCATCTTCATGTCCCTGGGGACAACAGAGTGCATCCTCCTGACAGTTATGGCCTTTGACCGCTATGTGGCTGTCTGCCGGCCCCTCCACTATGCCACCATCATCCACCCACGCCTGTGTCGGCAGTTGGCAGGTACGGCCTGGGCTATAGGCTTGGTCCAATCCACAGTTCAgacccctcccaccctccacctgCCCTTCTGTCCCCACAGGCAGATAGATAACTTTTTGTGTGAAGTCCCATCTCTAATTCAACTGTCCTGTGGGGACACCACTTTTAATGAGATCCAGATGGCTGTTGCCAGTGTCTTCATTGTGGTTGTGCCTCTAAGCCTAATCCTTGTCTCTTATGGTGCCATTGCCAGGGCAGTACTAAGGATACGTTCTGCAAAGGGGCGCAGGAAAGCTTTCGGGACCTGCTCCTCCCACCTCATCGTGGTCACCCTCTTCTACAGCTCAGTCATTGCTGTCTACCTGCAGCCCAAAAATCCCTATGCCCAAGAGAGGGGCAAGTTCTTTGGTCTCCTCTATGCTGTGGGCACTCCTACACTCAACCCTCTTGTATACACCCTGAGGAACAAGGAGGTGAAGAGAGCATTCTGGAAGCTCCTAGGGAAAGATGGGGACTCTGAGGAGAGCTGA